One Prunus dulcis chromosome 7, ALMONDv2, whole genome shotgun sequence DNA segment encodes these proteins:
- the LOC117633975 gene encoding uncharacterized protein LOC117633975, which translates to MADQNYCKSVQLRVLCPTEEEMRQPYWSWPQDRPAVVSAESIPSSCGDLDELNKVVSLLRSELFQVKREKDVLHLKVIRMEKLLDQCLGPQFEQEVRRDLALLKQRTNRCVVSHLFKGYGEMDDLLQQDEGPTSAQGVQLRKRKRIIPKWKIIEASELVPKTAAQTTGLKTLDPMKAIPHDDLVNLLKLCWEWRQDPNLVMQFGNVEAEIEFLASLVKADGWLKGDHLDLGLYLMRKRQQQLEEVEIADWTTTDVFFMNHISTCFSENKRKKQQVGWKIRKSLLNVVNGKVPPCGMDWQNVDKVYTPFMLTKYKHWVAVMIDLVLCEIKVYDSKVSLIPDDIVKEELAPQSITLPNLLNTIDFYEEGVYANNCSRDWWCPWPIERVDVPQQSNEGDCGMFVLKYIELFNAQLPLATCTSHNMPFFRLKLAAEITRGDAYFP; encoded by the exons ATGGCGGACCAGAATTACTGCAAG TCAGTTCAATTGCGGGTGCTATGTCCGACTGAAGAGGAAATGAGACAGCCATATTGGAGTTGGCCACAGGATCGCCCTGCTGTTGTCTCGGCAGagtcaattccttcttcatgtGGTGATCTTGATGAGTTGAACAAGGTGGTAAGCTTGTTGAGGTCCGAGTTGTTTCAAGTAAAGCGGGAAAAAGACGTCCTTCACTTGAAGGTCATACGGATGGAAAAACTGTTGGACCAATGTTTAGGTCCTCAGTTTGAGCAAGAAGTAAGGAGGGACCTAGCTTTACTGAAACAGAGGACGAATCGCTGTGTCGTCTCACATCTATTTAAGGGATATGGGGAAATGGATGACCTACTTCAACAGgatgaagggccaa CTTCCGCGCAAGGGGTCCAattaaggaaaaggaagaggatcatTCCGAAGTGGAAGATCATTGAAGCCAGTGAATTGGTTCCAAAAACTGCGGCACAGACAACCGGACTGAAGACGTTAGACCCAATGAAGGCGATTCCTCATGATGATCTGGTGAATTTGCTGAAACTTTGTTGGGAATGGCGCCAGGACCCAAA TTTGGTGATGCAATTTGGAAACGTGGAAGCTGAGATTGAATTCTTGGCTTCCCTCGTGaaagctgatggttggctgaaaGGAGAT CACCTTGATTTGGGGTTGTATCTCATGCGGAAGCGACAACAACAGTTGGAGGAAGTTGAAATAGCTGACTGGACAACGACcgatgttttttttatg AATCACATAAGTACTTGCTTTTCGgagaataaaaggaaaaaacagcAGGTTGggtggaaaatcagaaaaagtttACTAAACGTTGTAAATGGGAAGGTTCCTCCGTGTGGGATGGATTGGCAGAACGTCGATAAGGTGTATACCCCATTTATGTTGACGAAGTACAAGCATTGGGTGGCTGTAATGATTGATCTGGTATTGTGTGAAATCAAAGTGTACGATTCAAAGGTTTCACTAATTCCAGATGACATCGTCAAGGAAGAACTCGCCCCGCAATCAATTACGCTTCCAAATCTTCTCAACACCATCGACTTTTATGAAGAAGGTGTTTATGCAAACAATTGCAGCCGAGATTGGTGGTGTCCGTGGCCAATAGAGCGTGTGGATGTTCCACAACAGTCTAATGA AGGCGATTGTGGCATGTTTGTGTTAAAGTACATTGAGCTTTTCAACGCTCAGCTTCCCTTAGCTACTTGCACCTCGCACAACATGCCTTTTTTTCGGTTGAAATTGGCTGCGGAGATAACAAGGGGAGATGCTTACTTCCCATGA